The genome window TGGAATCGGATCAGCGTAATTTGTACGAAAGCATCCGTTTAATTATGGAAACCAAAGTACGGGAAATGTTTTTGCGCAAAGGTGTAGCCGCCAGCCAGATGGAGTATCTGGATGCGCTATTAAAGTTACGCCAGGCCTGTTGTGATGCGCGGTTATTGCCCATAGAGCAGGCACAGTTGGTGCAGAATAATGCTAAGTTGCAGTGGTTGCGGGACACTTTACCTGAGATGATCGAAGAAGGTCGTAAAGTGCTGATTTTTAGCCAGTTCTCCAGCATGCTGAGCCTGATAGAGCAGGAACTGCAGTATATGGATATCAGCTACAGTAAGCTGACAGGGCAGACTAAAAAACGGCAGGAGCAAATAGACGAGTTCCAGCAAGGTGATAATTCGGTATTTTTAATCAGCTTAAAAGCTGGCGGCACAGGCTTAAACCTGACCGCAGCTGATACTGTTATTCACTACGACCCATGGTGGAATCCGGCCGCTGAAAATCAGGCGACAGATCGGGCTTATCGTATAGGCCAGGATAAGCAGGTATTTGTCTATAAGCTGATTATCAGCAAAACTGTGGAAGAAAAAGTGCAGCAGTTACAGCAGTTTAAACAAGGGCTGGCCGATCAGATTTTCAGTCTGGGCCAAAGCCATATCTGGCAAGGTGAGGCTCAGGATTTATTGGCATTGTTTAGCGAATAGTTCACAGCAGGGAAAGAAAAATTTATGAAAATCAAATGCATACTGTTTTTCCTGTTGTGTTGTATCAGTTCTGATGTTCTGGCGACTGAGCCTTATGATCGCATAGCGCCTTTGGTCGAAAAGGCTATTGCCGACAAACAATTACCTGGTGCTGTGGTATTGGTGGGGCAAGGCGATAAGGTTTTATATCGTAAGGCTTTTGGTTTTATCACCTATTCACCTGCAGCGGCGGTCACTACACCAGATACAGTTTTTGATTTAGCCTCGTTAACCAAGCCTTTAGTGACAACAACCTTAATCATGCAGCTGGTCGAGCAGGGCGAGTTGCGTTTAACAGACCCAATCGGCAAGTACCTGCAGCAACTCACTGATGCTGAAGTGAAGAAAATCACTATTCTGCAATTACTCACTCACAGCTCAGGTTTAGCTGATGGTTTTGACAGACGTGAATTCTGGCAGGGCAAAGCTGGGTTGGATCAACAGCTGGCGAAACTTCAATTAAAAACCAAGGCTGATCAGCAGTTTGTGTATTCAGATATAGGCTTTATTTTATTGGGGTTAGTGGTTGAGCAGATCACAAAACAGCCACTGCATCTATTAGCAGAACAACGTATTTTTCAGCCATTAAAAATGAAAGACAGCCGCTATTTGCCTTTGGATAAGCTTTCGCAAGATGCTGCTTATGTACAACGTATAGCCCCCACCGAAAACCTGAAAGGGGATGCGGATTATCAAAAGCTATTGCCGAATTATGCTCAGCCTTATTTACATGCGGTAGTGCACGACCCAACAGCCTTGCGTTTAGGCGGAGTAGCTGGTCATGCCGGAGTTTTTGGCACAGCGGACGATTTGGCCTTATTTGCCCAAATACTATTAAACAAGGGGGAGTTAAAGGGCCAAAAAGTATTATCGCCGCTGGCAGTGCAACGTTTACTCACTCCGGTTGTTATTGGCAAGCAAAGCCGTGCTTTAGGCTGGGATATGCAAACAGGCTATTCAGCACCTAAAGGTGATTTATTGCCACCAGGTTCTTTTGGCCACACCGGCTTTACCGGCACCAGTATCTGGCTAGACCCTACCAGCCGCACCTATATCATTCTGTTATCGAATCGTGTTCACCCCAACCGCAACAGCTCCATCACCGACCTGCGCGCTAAACTGGCGAATATAGTGGCAGCCGGTATTCGTTAATGCGCCAGCTGCACCCGGTTTTTCTGGATAAAACTATTCACCTGATGCAGTTCCAGTGGCCGTTCGTACAAGTAACCTTGTAAGAAGTGTACTCCTGCTTTCGTCAGTTTTTCAGCCTGCTCTGCGGTTTCCACCCCTTCAGCTACAACTTTGTAACCCATATTGGCGGAAATGCTCATCACAGCCGTCACTATCGACATGCCATTCAGATCCAACTTATCGATAAAAGACTTGTCGATTTTTACAATATTCACATTTAAATCCTGCATCACCGACAAGGAAGAATAGCCTGTGCCGAAGTCATCAATCGACACTTTAATGCCAAGGCTTTGCAAATGTTTGATGGTGAAAAACAAGTTTTCTTTATCGCCGGAGAACACAGATTCAGTGATTTCTATATGAAGGAAACGGGCTTCAATACCGTAATGCCGGATCATATCTTCGACAGTAACGGCAAAGCCCGGGTCCTGAAACTGTACGACAGACACATTGACACAAACTGAAATTGCGCCATAAAGTTCAGTTAACTTTTTGATTTCCATGCAGGAATTATGTAACACCCAGTAGCCAATTTGCCGTATTCGTCCTGTTTGCTCTGCCAGGCATATAAATTCATCCGGCGCTATATTTTCACCATCCAGCTGCCAGCGCAGCAAAGCCTCAAAAGCGACAACTGCCGTATCGGATGCCCGCACAATAGGATGAAACACCAGGCGGAACTCTTCATTTTCTAAAGCTGTATCCAGTCTATTGCGCAGAAAAATTTCCCTTTTCATTCTGCTGGCTAAATGATCATCAAAGAAAGACCAGCGTTGGCTGATGCTGGATTTTTGGTTGTACATCGCCATATCTGCCAGCTGAATTAACTCCTGCTCGTCTTTACTGTGATCCGGGTAAAGTGCAATACCTATAGTGGCGCTGATGCGGATCCTGTGGCCTCTGATATCCATAGTGCCGGAGATTTGTTCAACTAACTGCCCTGATAATCGCACTAACAGCTCGGTATTATTGCTTGGCACACAGACCAGAAATTCATCACCACCCCAGCGACACAAGGTCATGGCCTCAGTGCAGCAGGCTTTAATTCGTTGTGCTGTCAGTATTAATACTTCATCGCCTACACTGTGTCCTATGCTGTCATTCACTCTTTTAAAGCCGTCTAAATCGACAAACAAAATAGAGAAGCCTCGGTTTTGTCGAATAGAACTCTGCTTTATTTCCCGCACATGAGACAAAAAAGCCGTTCTGTTAAATAAGCGGGTTAATACATCCAGATTGGATAAATCGTAGATCTGCTTGGTTCTGGCAACCACCTGATCTTCCATATTTTCCAGCAACAGGTTGTTTTGATGCCGTAGTTCAATAGATTTAAGCGTGAAGTTTGCCGACTTTACGGCAGACACTATCATCACCAGCGAAAAAAATACCCCCAGTCCACCCAGCAAGTTCTGATAGTACTCAGGCGATAACAGCAGCAAGGTCGAAAAGGGCAACAATAAAATAATGGAGTAGGTGACAGAGGTGATTTTGTCGCCTGATAAAATATTTACAGCACCCCCGGCCATAGCCGAAACAATGATGATGCAGGTCGTCAATTCGCTTAGTTCAAAACTGGAATAAAAATACAGGCAATAGAAACACCACAACAACGCTGTAGTAATAGCGCCAGCTGAAAATCTGAGTAAATCTTTGCGCTGACCTTCGAAGCCCTGTCGCACTTTGCGTGCCCAGACTATGGCATCTGCCAGCCTGAACAGCAGCAATGCGTTCATCAGCAACCACCAGTATATTTTTTCTGTGCGATTGACCGGCTGCAGAAAACCAAAAGCCAGAGTGCCGGATGCGATCATTGAAATAAACATTCCAGCATAACTGTTTGAATATAACAAATTTATTTTGTCGTGCTGATGCAGTTTTTGCAGTTCATCTTCATTACCCATAAAGCATCCTATTTTCTTCATAGGGTG of Rheinheimera sp. MM224 contains these proteins:
- a CDS encoding serine hydrolase domain-containing protein; amino-acid sequence: MKIKCILFFLLCCISSDVLATEPYDRIAPLVEKAIADKQLPGAVVLVGQGDKVLYRKAFGFITYSPAAAVTTPDTVFDLASLTKPLVTTTLIMQLVEQGELRLTDPIGKYLQQLTDAEVKKITILQLLTHSSGLADGFDRREFWQGKAGLDQQLAKLQLKTKADQQFVYSDIGFILLGLVVEQITKQPLHLLAEQRIFQPLKMKDSRYLPLDKLSQDAAYVQRIAPTENLKGDADYQKLLPNYAQPYLHAVVHDPTALRLGGVAGHAGVFGTADDLALFAQILLNKGELKGQKVLSPLAVQRLLTPVVIGKQSRALGWDMQTGYSAPKGDLLPPGSFGHTGFTGTSIWLDPTSRTYIILLSNRVHPNRNSSITDLRAKLANIVAAGIR
- a CDS encoding putative bifunctional diguanylate cyclase/phosphodiesterase, with the protein product MGNEDELQKLHQHDKINLLYSNSYAGMFISMIASGTLAFGFLQPVNRTEKIYWWLLMNALLLFRLADAIVWARKVRQGFEGQRKDLLRFSAGAITTALLWCFYCLYFYSSFELSELTTCIIIVSAMAGGAVNILSGDKITSVTYSIILLLPFSTLLLLSPEYYQNLLGGLGVFFSLVMIVSAVKSANFTLKSIELRHQNNLLLENMEDQVVARTKQIYDLSNLDVLTRLFNRTAFLSHVREIKQSSIRQNRGFSILFVDLDGFKRVNDSIGHSVGDEVLILTAQRIKACCTEAMTLCRWGGDEFLVCVPSNNTELLVRLSGQLVEQISGTMDIRGHRIRISATIGIALYPDHSKDEQELIQLADMAMYNQKSSISQRWSFFDDHLASRMKREIFLRNRLDTALENEEFRLVFHPIVRASDTAVVAFEALLRWQLDGENIAPDEFICLAEQTGRIRQIGYWVLHNSCMEIKKLTELYGAISVCVNVSVVQFQDPGFAVTVEDMIRHYGIEARFLHIEITESVFSGDKENLFFTIKHLQSLGIKVSIDDFGTGYSSLSVMQDLNVNIVKIDKSFIDKLDLNGMSIVTAVMSISANMGYKVVAEGVETAEQAEKLTKAGVHFLQGYLYERPLELHQVNSFIQKNRVQLAH